TACATCGCCAACACCAACGGCGACGACTGGGCAAGCGCCGGCGGGTCTGACGAGTCATCGGTTTGTTACAATACAACGGACGTAAGGCAAATGGCCAATGGCAACTGGAACGCTGCGAGCGGCTACTTCTATACATGGCCAGGCTATTATGCAGGCATCCGCAAATCGATCGTATTTGAACAGAACATTGATAAAGTGCCAAACTCTCAACTGAGTATGGAACTGAAGGCGCAATACAAGGCGGAAAGCCGCTTCCTGCGTGGATTTATGTACTGGATGCTCCTTCGTCAATACGGTCCGTTCGTGAAAGTAGACGGCCTCATTGCCCGCGATGCGGACTTTCATCAATACCCCCGCGCACCGTTCGACACCTGTGTTGCTTACATCGATCACCTGATGGACCAGGCAATGGTTGACTTACCTCCTAAGTGGGACGCGGCCAGCAACTACGGCAGACCGACCAGGGGCAGCTGTTTAGCGATCAAAGTAAAAACGGGCATGCTTGCCGCCAGCGAATTATGGAATGGCAACCCTGCTTTTGCTGACTTTAAGAACCCGGATGGTACGCCCCTTGCAAGCACCACCTTCGACGCGAACCGTTGGAAAGTGGCGGCAGACCGGGCCAAAACGGTAATTGACGGTAAGTATTTCAAACTGTTTACTAACCTCGATAACGGTGGCACTACCTTCGATCCCTACTTGTCTGTTCGCGATCTGTTCCTGACTAACTGGAATGATGAGATCATTTTCGCTAACCTGAACTGGTGGACCTGGGGCTTCACTAAATGTGCTTCTCCCGGCCCGGGCGGCTACGGCATGTACAACCCGACACAAAACCTCGTAGATGCATTTGCGATGGCTAACGGCAAAGACATCAGCGACCCTACCTCCGGTTATGTTGAAACAGGCTTTGCGCAAAGTAATGGCACGACTACCTGGAGTCATAAGGCTGGTGACTGGAACA
This genomic interval from Chitinophaga horti contains the following:
- a CDS encoding RagB/SusD family nutrient uptake outer membrane protein codes for the protein MNTQKIILTIWALAAGAGLTSCHYLDQKPDNLLTEDQIWQTRANAEGYLHNIYSYIANTNGDDWASAGGSDESSVCYNTTDVRQMANGNWNAASGYFYTWPGYYAGIRKSIVFEQNIDKVPNSQLSMELKAQYKAESRFLRGFMYWMLLRQYGPFVKVDGLIARDADFHQYPRAPFDTCVAYIDHLMDQAMVDLPPKWDAASNYGRPTRGSCLAIKVKTGMLAASELWNGNPAFADFKNPDGTPLASTTFDANRWKVAADRAKTVIDGKYFKLFTNLDNGGTTFDPYLSVRDLFLTNWNDEIIFANLNWWTWGFTKCASPGPGGYGMYNPTQNLVDAFAMANGKDISDPTSGYVETGFAQSNGTTTWSHKAGDWNMYANREPRFYANILYNGRPTVPAPTVDDKNFYSSPANADGRGRTEFYFSGKAGQANNSGNITGYLPLKRISANDNIRTDQVAYHGPWIFLRYAEILLDYAEALNEYDPANGDIVTYLNMVRTRAGLPGIETLYPGAVGNKEEMRKHILKERQVELCFESDRYFTLTRRLLSGKDANLNIYCLDVNANDNGQGFAFTGLYKRTLFQKRHWENKMYLFPIHQGDIERNRALTQNPGWK